GCAGCTGTGATCTTCAGTCAACAGAAGTTCATATCAAGAATTTGATTGCATTTTGTTCTATACTATGAAGAATTCTGGATTTGCAtgcgatttttcttctaataCACCGGGTAGCATTTCCCAATTCATCCTGCATTTAATTAAGATCTTGAAGCTAGGCGATCTCTAAAGTGATTTAGATCGGGTTTCTGAGCTGTTCTGTGAAATTTTACAGTAAATTCGAATCTATACTTGATTCAGAATTTTTGCAGTGCAGATTGCactggaaaaaaatatatgaaattattttattaaaatcgGGCACCAGGGTATTAGTTGGGGGAAAATGCATCACGAGATTGTACTGTACTGTTCATTACTGTAGTCTGCAATCTCCATAACTCCGCTTTAAATGCGAATTTACTGAAAGCATGAACACAAGATTGTTTACCTGCCCCAACTATTAAATTCTTGTGGTTACTCCACATAATTTTTTAGTAGATCCAGTTCCCATAATTAATGCCAAGCACCTAGCTAAGCAAATTGCTTAAGCCAAAATTGATTGCTTACACCATTTCATTTCTGATTTACTACCTGGCAATCCCATGCACTGCTTTTGTACATATTCCTTAGACACATCACTTTCACGATTGCTACTCCAGCAAGTAACGAGCAATtcttgcagctagctagctggtagTGGGTCCTGGTGAGTGTCTCTGCCGATTCATCACCATCATGGTTAGTGGTTGGGGGTCACTAATGCTCTCCAGTCTGTTTGTAATTTGCAACCGCATCAGTCTGATCCGGATCGAGTTGCATGGAGGTGTCACATCATGTAAATCGCTTTCAGGCTTCACTCGTGCCCCCCATGGAAATTAATGTacgcaaaaaaaatataaatatgaattTCCTGTGGAACTTAGGACTCAAGAATCGATTTTGAATTTCAGATTCCCTTTATGCAGGgtcaagctttttttttttatgttgagCTAGTTTCTGAAATCCTGCTATGCCTAATAATAGCTGgtatactttttttaattttggagCAGCACTGTTTTTAGCAAAGTTCACCAATCCTGCAGATTTGAGATGCAGAGTTACTTGGTTCTTGCACCGTGCAATAAATCTTGAACATTGCGCtaatctaggaaaattttctggCACTGGGTTGATAGTGCTATTTATTGTTTGCTGTTGATAGTCAATCATAGAACACTCCACTGTATTGAGTTTGTTGTGTACTGATTGATTTGCTGCCAAACCTTGAATCAGGGAGAGATCAGGGCAGAGAATCAGCATGATGATGGAGACTGAGCTATGCTCCTCCCGGGTTCTGTCTCCGCCTCGGTACGAGAGTGGCGATGAGGAGCTCTCGGTGCTTCCTCGGCACACGAAGGTCATCGTCACTGGGAACAACCGAACAAAGTCCGTCTTGGTTGGCCTACAAGGTGTTGTCAAGAAGGCTGTTGGTCTTGGAGGTTGGCACTGGCTGGTGAGTCTCCCGCTGAATTATTTAGTATCCCACTTAAACTTTACTCAATTGTGGTTTTCTATCTTGAAAATGCTTGTTTAACTAATGAACAAAATAGTATTGACTTTTATTGTTTTAGAAAGTAGCAAGGCAAGCAGTTCTCGACATGTTTTTAAAAGATCATCTGTGTTAATAATACCGTCATAATCTATACCCACCATTATTTGAGGTGATATCCTCtcgaaagaaaaaggagaggtGATATGACATAATGAAAAACAAGACCTGGACCTGAGATATTGTTGCAAATGCAGGTTCTAAAGAATGGTGTAGAGGTGAAGCTGCAAAGGAATGCTTTGAGTGTATTGGAACCTCCAACTGGTAACGAAGACGATGATGATATTGATGGCAACAATTCGTTCTGTAGCAGTTCCGACATGGGAGACAAAGACATGGACTATTGTAAGACCATTCTGTGATAATTGCAATTTAGCCAATTGCTTTAAACTATTAGTAGTGTGATCAACTAACAATTTTCTTCTATTTTCGCAAGTAGCGAGCATAGAGTACCACAAACCAACAAAGCCAAGAGTTCGGCATACAAGGCCCTGGTCTTCCTGTATAAAATCCAGCAACCGAGGCAATTTTCACCCCAGTACAAAGCTGCGAACGGTAATTACTAATCGCTATCGCAATAAGTATACAGAATGAGTAATACTTTTGAGATATCTGACCGTGCCATCAAGAATTAAAGCCAGTGTGACCCTTGGATCACGTGGCTTGGCCCATGGTTAGGTAGGATCTGTTGTTGTCATAGACCATTCTGCTGTTTTAGCCAATGCATTTTGCATGCCTTATTGTGGACATGGCGAAATCAATTTCATTGACAATTCATTCAGTTTGCTACGAAATCTGCTAGGATTTTAATCTGTCTTTTGCACATCATGTGCCATTGttcaaaggtttttttttttttgacgggtgTTCTGATCGAAGTATATTTTACATTTTGTTTGCAGAGAGTAAACCTGACAAAACTTGGAACTCCTACGCTGTGGAGATACTGGAAGCATTTCAATCTTGTAAGCAGCCTGGATCATCCCATTTATTGATTAGCAAACCTTATCTTTTCATTTCCATCATTCCATGGTCTAATGTGCGCTTAATGATGAAAAACTATGCACAGGTAAGCATGAACCCCAATCCATCAAAGGAACAGCTCTTCCATGGGGTCCAGC
This window of the Oryza sativa Japonica Group chromosome 4, ASM3414082v1 genome carries:
- the LOC4335053 gene encoding uncharacterized protein isoform X1, whose protein sequence is MMMETELCSSRVLSPPRYESGDEELSVLPRHTKVIVTGNNRTKSVLVGLQGVVKKAVGLGGWHWLVLKNGVEVKLQRNALSVLEPPTGNEDDDDIDGNNSFCSSSDMGDKDMDYSSIEYHKPTKPRVRHTRPWSSCIKSSNRGNFHPSTKLRTRVNLTKLGTPTLWRYWKHFNLVSMNPNPSKEQLFHGVQQHFQSQQLDELQVILGFIQAAKRLKTLYRS
- the LOC4335053 gene encoding uncharacterized protein isoform X2 encodes the protein MMMETELCSSRVLSPPRYESGDEELSVLPRHTKVIVTGNNRTKSVLVGLQGVVKKAVGLGGWHWLVLKNGVEVKLQRNALSVLEPPTGNEDDDDIDGNNSFCSSSDMGDKDMDYLASIEYHKPTKPRVRHTRPWSSCIKSSNRGNFHPSTKLRTRVNLTKLGTPTLWRYWKHFNLVSMNPNPSKEQLFHGVQQHFQSQQLDELQVILGFIQAAKRLKTLYRS